In Burkholderia sp. NRF60-BP8, a single window of DNA contains:
- a CDS encoding DUF3318 domain-containing protein — MSQNITGNSSRSHSSRSNWSASQHRALRKELLILRSEVERLELAEAAAEMRQAVTRFSWLKVFIPGLSSHKFGQSAKNLNASLGQLVNQYPMLSSLASLVLAKPVRSLLRASAGPALKWGTLGFAAWEVYRIWKQSRDERGLDAHDD; from the coding sequence ATGAGCCAGAACATCACGGGCAATTCATCCCGCTCCCATTCGTCGCGATCGAACTGGAGCGCATCGCAGCACCGCGCGCTCCGCAAGGAATTGCTGATCCTGCGATCCGAAGTCGAGCGGCTCGAACTCGCGGAAGCCGCCGCCGAAATGCGTCAGGCCGTCACGCGTTTCAGCTGGCTCAAGGTGTTCATCCCCGGCCTGTCCTCCCACAAGTTCGGCCAGTCGGCCAAGAACCTGAACGCAAGCCTCGGTCAGCTCGTCAACCAGTATCCGATGCTGAGCTCGCTCGCATCGCTCGTGCTGGCGAAACCCGTTCGCTCGCTGCTGCGCGCGAGTGCAGGCCCCGCGTTGAAGTGGGGCACGCTCGGCTTCGCCGCATGGGAGGTCTACCGGATTTGGAAACAGTCCCGCGACGAGCGCGGGCTCGACGCACACGACGACTGA
- a CDS encoding DUF2783 domain-containing protein: MPLLDTRPRLADPDAFYEALIDMHRDLSDADSQLVNAKLILLLANQVGDADVLREAMALARQGVTPPVHPAAEVAQ; the protein is encoded by the coding sequence ATGCCCCTACTCGATACCCGCCCGCGCCTGGCCGACCCGGACGCGTTCTACGAAGCGCTGATCGACATGCATCGCGACCTGTCGGACGCCGACAGCCAGCTCGTCAACGCGAAGCTGATCCTGTTGCTCGCGAACCAGGTCGGCGACGCCGACGTGCTGCGCGAAGCGATGGCGCTCGCGCGCCAGGGCGTGACGCCGCCCGTGCATCCGGCCGCCGAGGTCGCGCAATGA
- a CDS encoding phage holin family protein — MTTDTPSQPSGQGPLRRLVGSAIGLLQTRLELVGIELAEEKERLMGVLFLGLAAMMLATMALISLTVLVAIAFWDTYRWQALAAITALYAVGGIVCALKARSGLRDAPTVFEATLAELEKDRDLFRGKS; from the coding sequence ATGACGACAGACACCCCCTCGCAGCCGTCCGGTCAAGGACCGCTGCGCCGCCTCGTCGGCTCCGCCATCGGCCTTCTGCAGACGCGCCTCGAACTGGTGGGCATCGAGCTCGCCGAGGAGAAGGAGCGCCTGATGGGCGTGCTGTTCCTCGGACTCGCCGCGATGATGCTCGCGACGATGGCGCTCATCAGCCTGACCGTGCTGGTCGCGATCGCGTTCTGGGATACCTACCGCTGGCAGGCGCTCGCCGCGATCACCGCGCTGTATGCCGTTGGCGGCATCGTGTGCGCGCTGAAGGCCCGCTCGGGCCTGCGCGACGCGCCGACCGTGTTCGAGGCCACGCTCGCCGAACTCGAGAAAGACCGCGACCTGTTCCGCGGCAAGTCGTGA
- a CDS encoding type IV pilus assembly protein — translation MNADRRTRGHTLLEVLIAMTVGLLVLAAAGALYHAQRIALRRAEDGFRMRDAATTALMLIGQQVQMAGFRPLDAEAVSSLPPVFGCSAARVRGSGAQVRCEPSRLSSDALLIRYVGDAVSTWTTVSGQATDCLGQGVGVPGEPAPVENRFDAHISPSTGEPELYCEGSGLPGTPQPVVAGIDQLRMRYLRRGATQFVDADAMRADDWREVVAVHVCVRARGEPMREPTPHVDCDGRAASAPDGRARLTLDRIVALRNVALPPDVALHDATRASGVVR, via the coding sequence ATGAACGCTGATCGCCGTACGCGTGGGCATACGCTGCTCGAAGTACTGATCGCGATGACCGTCGGGCTCCTCGTGCTTGCGGCGGCCGGTGCGCTGTACCACGCGCAGCGCATTGCGCTGCGCCGTGCGGAAGACGGGTTCAGGATGCGCGACGCGGCGACTACCGCGCTGATGCTGATCGGTCAGCAGGTCCAGATGGCAGGATTCCGGCCGCTCGATGCCGAAGCGGTATCGTCGTTGCCGCCGGTGTTCGGATGTTCCGCGGCGCGCGTGCGGGGTAGCGGCGCACAGGTGCGCTGCGAGCCGTCGCGCCTGTCATCGGACGCGTTGCTGATCCGGTATGTCGGCGATGCCGTATCGACGTGGACGACGGTGAGCGGTCAGGCGACGGATTGCCTCGGGCAGGGTGTCGGCGTGCCGGGCGAACCGGCGCCGGTGGAGAATCGCTTCGACGCGCATATCAGCCCGTCGACGGGCGAGCCCGAACTATATTGCGAAGGAAGCGGCCTGCCGGGTACGCCGCAGCCCGTCGTGGCGGGAATCGATCAATTGCGCATGCGCTATTTGCGTCGCGGCGCCACGCAGTTTGTCGACGCCGATGCGATGCGTGCCGACGACTGGCGCGAGGTCGTGGCCGTGCATGTCTGCGTGCGGGCGCGCGGCGAGCCGATGCGCGAACCGACGCCGCATGTCGACTGCGACGGCCGCGCCGCCTCGGCGCCGGACGGCCGTGCACGCTTGACGCTCGATCGAATCGTCGCGTTGCGGAACGTCGCGCTCCCACCCGACGTAGCGTTGCACGATGCAACTCGAGCAAGCGGGGTGGTGCGATGA
- a CDS encoding MFS transporter, whose translation MSAAPADARVLEVERVIDETHRPGFHWMLLMLCGLCLVIDGFDAQAMGYVAPSVIAEWGVPKQALGPVFSASLFGMLLGALGLSVLADRIGRRPVLIGSTLFFAATMLATPFARSIPVLMALRFVTGLGLGCIMPNAMALVGEFSPAAHRVKRMMIVSCGFTLGAAVGGFISAALIPALGWRSVFFVGGAVPLVLTIAMLARLPESLQCLVLKGRVAQARDWLARFAPQAGIDANTRLVVRERAASGAPVAELFRHGRLPVTLLLWAISFMNLIDLYFLSNWLPTVMRDAGYSPSTAVIVGTVLQTGGVIGTLSLGWFIERHGFVRVLFACFACAAVSVGLIGSVAHALPWLLVVVFAGGFCVVGGQPAVNALAGQYYPTSLRSTGIGWSLGIGRIGSVLGPLVGGQLIALNWTNGALFHAAAVPVLCSALFVLGLAGVTRRSGAQAPNAALN comes from the coding sequence ATGAGCGCGGCGCCGGCCGACGCGCGCGTGCTCGAAGTCGAGCGCGTGATCGACGAGACCCATCGCCCGGGTTTTCACTGGATGCTGCTGATGCTGTGCGGGCTATGCCTCGTGATCGACGGCTTCGATGCGCAGGCGATGGGCTACGTCGCGCCCAGCGTGATCGCCGAATGGGGCGTGCCGAAGCAGGCGCTCGGGCCCGTGTTCAGCGCGAGCCTGTTCGGGATGCTGCTCGGCGCGCTCGGGCTGTCGGTGCTGGCCGACCGGATCGGCCGGCGCCCGGTGCTGATCGGCTCGACGCTGTTCTTCGCGGCGACGATGCTCGCGACGCCGTTCGCGCGCTCGATCCCCGTGCTGATGGCGCTGCGCTTCGTCACCGGCCTCGGCCTCGGCTGCATCATGCCGAACGCGATGGCGCTGGTCGGCGAGTTCAGCCCGGCCGCGCATCGCGTGAAGCGGATGATGATCGTGTCGTGCGGCTTCACGCTCGGCGCGGCGGTCGGCGGCTTCATCAGCGCCGCGCTGATTCCGGCGCTGGGCTGGCGTTCGGTGTTCTTCGTCGGCGGCGCGGTGCCGCTCGTGCTGACGATCGCGATGCTCGCGCGGCTGCCCGAGTCGCTGCAGTGCCTGGTGCTGAAAGGGCGCGTCGCGCAGGCGCGCGACTGGCTCGCGCGGTTCGCGCCGCAAGCCGGCATCGATGCGAATACGCGGCTCGTCGTGCGCGAGCGTGCCGCGAGCGGCGCGCCGGTCGCCGAGCTGTTCCGCCATGGCCGCCTGCCGGTCACGCTGCTGCTGTGGGCCATCAGCTTCATGAACCTGATCGACCTGTACTTCCTGTCGAACTGGCTGCCGACCGTGATGCGCGACGCCGGTTATTCGCCGAGCACGGCGGTGATCGTCGGCACGGTGCTGCAGACGGGCGGCGTGATCGGCACGCTGTCGCTCGGCTGGTTCATCGAACGTCATGGTTTCGTGCGCGTGCTGTTCGCGTGCTTCGCGTGCGCGGCCGTGTCGGTGGGACTGATCGGCTCGGTCGCGCATGCGCTGCCGTGGCTGCTGGTCGTCGTGTTCGCGGGCGGGTTCTGCGTGGTCGGCGGGCAGCCGGCCGTGAACGCGCTCGCGGGCCAGTATTACCCGACGTCGCTGCGCTCGACCGGCATCGGCTGGAGCCTCGGCATCGGCCGGATCGGCTCGGTGCTCGGGCCGCTCGTCGGCGGACAACTGATTGCACTGAACTGGACCAACGGCGCGCTGTTCCACGCGGCCGCGGTGCCCGTGCTGTGCTCGGCGCTATTCGTGCTGGGTTTGGCCGGTGTCACGCGGCGCAGCGGCGCGCAGGCGCCGAACGCCGCCCTGAATTGA
- a CDS encoding type IV pilin protein — MKGRLSMCRAAGFTLIELMIVLAIVAVLAGWGIPSYREHVVRVHRASAVSALYRAAQYLETLDGAPPAALPDALAHAPPDGHAVYRLTLGRPDGDDSPVSYELAATPLDTGPMRDDACGTFTLRSDGTKGNAGNDGADEPRAVCWGGR, encoded by the coding sequence ATGAAAGGCCGCCTGTCGATGTGCCGAGCGGCCGGATTCACGCTGATCGAACTGATGATCGTGCTTGCGATCGTCGCGGTGCTGGCCGGGTGGGGTATTCCGTCGTATCGCGAGCATGTCGTGCGTGTTCACCGCGCGTCGGCGGTGTCCGCGCTGTACCGTGCGGCCCAATATCTCGAAACGCTGGACGGTGCGCCGCCTGCGGCACTGCCGGATGCGCTCGCGCATGCGCCGCCGGACGGGCATGCCGTGTATCGATTGACGCTCGGGCGGCCCGACGGCGACGATTCGCCGGTGAGCTATGAACTGGCAGCGACGCCGCTCGACACCGGCCCGATGCGCGACGATGCATGCGGCACGTTCACGCTGCGCTCGGACGGGACGAAGGGCAATGCAGGAAACGATGGCGCCGATGAGCCGCGCGCGGTCTGCTGGGGCGGGCGCTGA
- a CDS encoding acyl-CoA dehydrogenase produces the protein MSAATFHWDDPLLLDQQLTEEERMVRDAAQAYAQDKLAPRVTEAFRHERTDAAIFREMGEVGLLGPTIPEEYGGPGLNYVSYGLIAREVERVDSGYRSMMSVQSSLVMVPIHEFGSDAQKQKYLPKLATGEWIGCFGLTEPNHGSDPGSMVTRAKKVPGGYSLSGAKMWITNSPIADVFVVWAKLEENGKDAIRGFILEKGWKGLSAPAIHGKVGLRASITGEIVLDEVFVPEENLMPNVSGLRGPFTCLNSARYGIAWGALGAAESCWHTARQYVLDRQQFGRPLAANQLIQKKLADMQTEITLGLQGVLRLGRMKDEGTAAVEITSIMKRNSCGKALDIARLARDMLGGNGISDEFGVARHLVNLEVVNTYEGTHDIHALILGRAQTGIQAFF, from the coding sequence ATGAGTGCTGCAACTTTTCATTGGGACGATCCGCTGCTGCTCGACCAGCAACTGACCGAGGAAGAGCGAATGGTCCGCGATGCCGCGCAGGCGTACGCACAGGACAAGCTCGCGCCGCGCGTCACCGAAGCGTTCCGCCACGAACGCACCGACGCGGCCATCTTTCGCGAGATGGGCGAGGTCGGCCTGCTCGGCCCGACGATTCCCGAGGAATACGGCGGCCCCGGCCTCAACTACGTGAGCTACGGGTTGATCGCGCGCGAAGTCGAGCGTGTCGATTCGGGCTACCGGTCGATGATGTCCGTGCAGTCGTCGCTCGTGATGGTGCCGATCCACGAATTCGGCTCCGACGCGCAGAAGCAGAAATACCTGCCGAAGCTCGCGACCGGCGAATGGATCGGCTGCTTCGGCCTGACCGAGCCGAACCACGGCTCCGATCCGGGCAGCATGGTCACGCGCGCGAAGAAGGTGCCGGGCGGCTACTCGCTGTCCGGCGCGAAGATGTGGATCACCAACTCGCCGATCGCCGACGTGTTCGTCGTGTGGGCGAAGCTGGAAGAAAACGGCAAGGACGCGATCCGCGGCTTCATCCTCGAGAAGGGCTGGAAGGGCCTGTCGGCGCCGGCGATCCACGGCAAGGTCGGGCTGCGCGCATCGATCACCGGCGAGATCGTCCTCGACGAGGTGTTCGTGCCCGAAGAGAACCTGATGCCGAACGTGAGCGGCCTGCGCGGCCCGTTCACCTGCCTGAACTCGGCGCGCTACGGGATCGCGTGGGGCGCGCTCGGCGCCGCCGAGTCGTGCTGGCACACCGCGCGCCAGTACGTGCTCGACCGCCAGCAGTTCGGCCGGCCGCTCGCCGCGAACCAGTTGATTCAGAAGAAACTCGCCGACATGCAGACCGAAATCACGCTCGGCCTGCAAGGCGTGCTGCGCCTCGGCCGGATGAAGGACGAAGGCACGGCCGCCGTCGAAATCACGTCGATCATGAAGCGCAATTCGTGCGGCAAGGCGCTCGACATCGCCCGCCTCGCGCGCGACATGCTCGGCGGCAACGGCATCTCCGACGAATTCGGCGTCGCGCGCCACCTCGTGAACCTCGAGGTGGTCAACACGTACGAAGGCACGCACGACATCCACGCGCTGATCCTCGGCCGCGCGCAGACGGGTATCCAGGCATTCTTCTGA
- a CDS encoding FAD-dependent oxidoreductase — protein sequence MSIDYQTLKFEYRARAHDPAVHPVIVVGAGPVGLAAAIDLAQQGVPVVLLDDDDTLSTGSRAICFAKRTLEIFDRLGCGERFVDKGVSWHVGKVFLQDEQLYAFDLLPEEGHARPAFINLQQYYVEGYLADRAFELPNIDIRWKHKVTGIEQSAEHAVLTVETPDGVATLRAQYVIAADGSRSPMRTMMGLESRGRTFKDRFLIADVKMKAEFPTERWFWFDPPFHRNQSVLLHRQPDNVWRIDFQLGWDADPVAEKQPERVIPRVRALLGPDVEFELEWVSVYTFRCQRMDTFRHGRVLFAGDSAHGVSPFGARGANSGVQDADNLAWKLKLVLDGRAHERLLDTYASEREFAADENIRNSTRSTDFITPKSAVSRVFRDATLKLARDCEFARKLVNSGRLSVPAVLADSPLNTPDRVGDAFACAMRPGAAAADAPVRVQGAPGWLLQHLRGGFTGVLFGLPGDASALAQAVGGLALPVRPVLVVPAGHAQPAAGVDVVEDVDGLAARRYDAQPGTFYLLRPDQHVCARTRTLDRQAIADALARATCAR from the coding sequence ATGAGCATCGATTACCAGACGCTGAAGTTCGAGTACCGCGCCCGCGCGCACGACCCGGCCGTCCATCCGGTGATCGTCGTCGGCGCGGGCCCGGTGGGCCTCGCGGCCGCGATCGACCTCGCCCAGCAGGGCGTACCCGTCGTGCTGCTCGACGACGACGACACGCTGTCGACCGGCTCGCGCGCGATCTGTTTCGCGAAGCGCACGCTCGAGATCTTCGACCGGCTCGGCTGCGGCGAGCGCTTCGTCGACAAGGGCGTGAGCTGGCACGTCGGCAAGGTGTTCCTGCAGGACGAGCAGCTTTACGCGTTCGACCTGCTGCCCGAGGAAGGGCATGCGCGCCCCGCGTTCATCAACCTGCAGCAGTACTACGTCGAAGGCTATCTGGCCGATCGCGCGTTCGAGCTGCCGAACATCGACATCCGCTGGAAGCACAAGGTGACGGGTATCGAGCAGTCGGCCGAACACGCGGTGCTGACCGTCGAGACGCCGGACGGCGTCGCGACGCTGCGCGCGCAGTACGTGATCGCGGCCGACGGCTCGCGCAGCCCGATGCGCACGATGATGGGCCTGGAAAGTCGCGGCCGCACGTTCAAGGACCGCTTCCTGATCGCCGACGTGAAGATGAAGGCGGAGTTTCCGACCGAGCGCTGGTTCTGGTTCGATCCGCCGTTTCACCGCAACCAGTCGGTGCTGCTGCACCGCCAGCCCGACAACGTGTGGCGCATCGACTTCCAGCTCGGCTGGGATGCCGATCCCGTCGCCGAGAAGCAGCCGGAGCGCGTGATCCCGCGCGTGCGCGCGCTGCTCGGGCCGGACGTCGAGTTCGAGCTCGAGTGGGTGAGCGTCTATACGTTCCGCTGTCAGCGGATGGACACGTTCCGTCACGGCCGCGTGCTGTTCGCCGGCGATTCCGCGCACGGCGTGTCGCCGTTCGGCGCGCGCGGCGCGAACAGCGGCGTGCAGGACGCGGACAACCTCGCGTGGAAGCTGAAGCTGGTGCTCGACGGCCGCGCTCACGAGCGCCTGCTCGACACTTATGCGAGCGAGCGCGAATTCGCGGCCGACGAGAACATCCGCAATTCGACGCGCTCGACCGACTTCATCACGCCGAAGAGTGCGGTGTCGCGCGTGTTCCGCGATGCGACGCTCAAGCTCGCGCGCGACTGCGAGTTCGCGCGCAAGCTGGTGAACAGCGGGCGCTTGTCGGTGCCGGCCGTGCTCGCCGATTCGCCGCTCAACACGCCGGACCGCGTCGGCGACGCATTCGCGTGCGCGATGCGGCCGGGCGCGGCGGCGGCCGATGCGCCGGTGCGCGTGCAGGGCGCGCCGGGCTGGCTGCTGCAGCATCTGCGCGGCGGCTTCACCGGGGTGCTGTTCGGCTTGCCGGGCGATGCGTCGGCGCTCGCGCAGGCCGTCGGCGGTCTCGCGCTGCCGGTGCGTCCCGTGCTCGTCGTGCCGGCCGGGCACGCGCAGCCGGCGGCCGGCGTCGACGTCGTGGAGGACGTCGACGGGCTCGCCGCGCGGCGCTACGACGCGCAGCCCGGCACGTTCTATCTGCTGCGCCCCGACCAGCACGTCTGCGCACGCACGCGCACGCTCGACCGTCAGGCGATTGCCGACGCACTGGCGCGCGCGACCTGCGCCCGCTGA
- a CDS encoding DUF883 family protein, producing the protein MSEINKEKLMSDIKTVLSDAEDLLKQAASSTGDRAAELREKAMSRLKQAKEKAADVQVVVVEKGKKAARATDDYVHEHPWTSIGVAAGVGVLIGLLINRK; encoded by the coding sequence ATGTCGGAAATCAACAAGGAGAAACTGATGTCGGATATCAAAACCGTTCTCTCGGACGCCGAAGACCTGCTCAAGCAAGCGGCGAGCAGCACGGGCGACCGTGCGGCCGAGCTGCGCGAGAAGGCCATGTCTCGCCTGAAGCAGGCCAAGGAAAAGGCGGCCGACGTCCAGGTCGTGGTGGTCGAGAAAGGCAAGAAGGCCGCGCGCGCGACCGACGACTACGTGCACGAGCATCCGTGGACGTCGATCGGCGTGGCCGCCGGCGTCGGCGTGCTGATCGGCCTGCTGATCAACCGCAAGTAA
- a CDS encoding EAL domain-containing protein: MIPPTIPELVARAGQLPYLREHLALAEGGTACANLPERTLASAYEPIYDVTMPGSPQSTSFADAIERYGDELGFQAVTLVTGAQHDPVDAAVDDQTLVAIDRLSRALHAINFFGAQRHGLLFLRVHERLLKSVKYDHGKHFSSVLQRFGLPPERIVIELPAVAVAHKTFLGYLTRSYQHHGFKVADKLPDPGRILAVESDMARPDYIKMDAGIALRDGMVKALVAYAQRVRIPLIFDGVVDETQCELLRQHDVRFMQGPVFAKVVTA; encoded by the coding sequence ATGATTCCGCCTACCATCCCCGAGCTGGTCGCCCGTGCCGGGCAACTGCCGTATCTGCGGGAACACCTCGCGCTTGCCGAGGGCGGCACCGCGTGCGCGAATCTGCCCGAGCGCACGCTCGCCAGCGCGTACGAGCCGATCTACGACGTGACGATGCCCGGCTCGCCGCAATCGACGTCGTTCGCCGACGCGATCGAGCGCTACGGCGACGAGCTCGGCTTCCAGGCCGTCACGCTCGTCACGGGCGCGCAGCACGATCCTGTCGACGCGGCCGTCGACGATCAGACGCTGGTCGCGATCGACCGCCTGTCGCGCGCGCTGCACGCGATCAATTTCTTCGGGGCGCAGCGCCACGGGCTGTTGTTCCTGCGCGTGCACGAGCGGCTGCTCAAGAGCGTGAAATACGACCACGGCAAGCATTTCTCGTCGGTGCTGCAGCGCTTCGGGCTGCCGCCCGAGCGGATCGTGATCGAGCTGCCGGCGGTCGCGGTCGCCCACAAGACGTTCCTCGGCTACCTGACGCGCAGCTACCAGCATCACGGGTTCAAGGTCGCGGACAAGCTGCCGGACCCGGGCCGCATCCTCGCGGTCGAATCGGACATGGCGCGCCCCGACTACATCAAGATGGATGCGGGCATCGCGTTGCGCGACGGGATGGTCAAGGCGCTCGTCGCCTACGCACAGCGCGTGCGGATTCCACTGATCTTCGACGGCGTCGTCGACGAGACGCAGTGCGAGCTGCTGCGCCAGCACGACGTGCGGTTCATGCAGGGGCCGGTGTTCGCGAAGGTCGTGACGGCCTGA
- a CDS encoding IclR family transcriptional regulator, producing the protein MTLSTIDDTPIDERKFVVALARGLDLLRAFRPGETMLGNRDFAERTGLPKATVNRLAYTLTVLGYLRYDETLGKYALDAGVLSLGYALLSGSGTIDLARPHMQALAREIGAAVSLGCRDGLDMIYLETIRSETALTLGLAPGSRLSMLTSSMGRAYLAVQPEDARRALYAELHRAAGGAADADALVEAAQRAVAEFSTGGCCYSFRAWHMDVNAAAVPFRELREGRWLILSCSGPASSMDEDVFRTRVGPRLKALAQRLGPTI; encoded by the coding sequence ATGACACTTTCAACCATCGACGACACCCCGATCGACGAGCGCAAGTTCGTCGTCGCGCTCGCGCGCGGGCTCGACCTGCTGCGCGCCTTCCGGCCCGGCGAGACGATGCTGGGCAATCGTGATTTCGCGGAACGCACGGGCCTGCCGAAGGCGACGGTGAACCGGCTCGCCTATACGCTGACGGTGCTCGGCTATCTGCGCTACGACGAGACGCTCGGAAAGTATGCGCTGGACGCCGGCGTGCTGTCGCTCGGCTACGCGCTGCTGTCGGGCTCGGGGACGATCGATCTCGCGCGGCCGCACATGCAGGCGCTGGCGCGCGAGATCGGCGCGGCCGTGTCGCTCGGCTGCCGCGACGGGCTCGACATGATCTACCTGGAGACGATCCGCAGCGAGACCGCGTTGACGCTCGGGCTCGCGCCCGGTTCGCGGCTGTCGATGCTGACGAGCTCGATGGGGCGCGCGTACCTGGCCGTGCAGCCGGAGGACGCGCGCCGCGCGCTCTATGCCGAGCTGCACCGCGCGGCCGGCGGCGCGGCCGACGCCGATGCGCTCGTCGAGGCCGCGCAGCGCGCGGTGGCCGAGTTCTCGACGGGCGGTTGCTGCTATTCGTTCCGCGCGTGGCACATGGACGTGAACGCGGCGGCCGTGCCGTTTCGCGAGCTGCGCGAGGGGCGCTGGCTGATCCTGAGCTGCAGCGGCCCCGCGTCGTCGATGGACGAGGACGTGTTTCGCACGCGGGTCGGACCGCGACTGAAGGCGCTCGCGCAGCGGCTCGGGCCGACGATCTGA
- a CDS encoding GFA family protein, which yields MTHSEPMEGGCACGAIRYRIADVPTDAGFCHCRLCQRTTGAAVLASASVPIGAFEYLQGEPTVYASSAWGERRFCGRCGAQLEYRRSDAPQTVEINYATLDEPSRLRPAWHVWYGDRFPGIEIGDGLPKYDDGGPE from the coding sequence ATGACGCACTCCGAACCGATGGAAGGCGGATGCGCGTGCGGCGCGATCCGCTACCGTATCGCCGACGTTCCCACCGACGCGGGCTTTTGCCACTGCCGGCTGTGCCAGCGCACGACCGGCGCGGCGGTCCTTGCGTCGGCATCAGTGCCGATCGGCGCATTCGAATACCTGCAGGGCGAACCGACCGTCTATGCATCGAGCGCGTGGGGTGAGCGGCGCTTCTGCGGCCGTTGCGGCGCGCAGCTCGAATACCGGCGCTCCGACGCGCCGCAGACGGTCGAGATCAATTACGCGACGCTCGACGAACCGTCGAGGCTGCGTCCGGCGTGGCATGTCTGGTACGGGGATCGATTCCCCGGCATCGAGATCGGCGACGGTCTACCGAAGTACGACGACGGCGGACCGGAATAG
- a CDS encoding peroxiredoxin, which produces MSLRLGDIAPDFEQESSLGTIKFHEWLGNSWGVLFSHPADYTPVCTTELGLTSKLKGEFEKRNVKVIALSVDGVESHKGWINDINETQSTVVGFPIIADADRKVSQLYDMIHPNANETLTVRSLFVIDPNKKVRLTITYPASTGRNFDEVLRVIDSLQLTDNYKVATPGNWKDGDDVVIVPSLQDPEELKKRFPKGFNAVRPYLRLTPQPNK; this is translated from the coding sequence ATGAGTCTGCGTCTTGGCGACATCGCACCGGATTTCGAGCAGGAATCGAGCCTGGGCACCATCAAGTTTCACGAGTGGCTCGGCAACAGCTGGGGTGTCCTGTTCTCCCATCCGGCCGACTACACGCCGGTGTGCACGACCGAACTCGGGCTGACCTCGAAGCTGAAGGGCGAATTCGAGAAGCGCAACGTGAAGGTGATCGCGCTGTCGGTCGACGGCGTCGAATCGCACAAGGGCTGGATCAACGACATCAACGAAACGCAGTCGACGGTCGTGGGCTTCCCGATCATCGCCGACGCGGATCGCAAGGTATCGCAGCTGTACGACATGATTCACCCGAACGCGAACGAAACGCTGACGGTGCGTTCGCTGTTCGTGATCGACCCGAACAAGAAGGTGCGGCTCACGATCACCTATCCGGCCAGCACGGGGCGCAACTTCGACGAAGTGCTGCGCGTGATCGATTCGTTGCAACTGACCGACAATTACAAGGTCGCGACGCCCGGCAACTGGAAGGACGGCGACGACGTCGTGATCGTGCCGTCGCTGCAGGATCCGGAAGAGTTGAAGAAGCGCTTCCCGAAGGGCTTCAACGCGGTGCGTCCGTATCTGCGCCTGACGCCGCAGCCGAACAAGTAA